A window of the Gossypium hirsutum isolate 1008001.06 chromosome A03, Gossypium_hirsutum_v2.1, whole genome shotgun sequence genome harbors these coding sequences:
- the LOC107886431 gene encoding stress-associated endoplasmic reticulum protein 2, giving the protein MTTSRRLAERKVEKFQKNITKRGAVPETTTKKGKDYPVGPVLLGFFIFVVIGSSLFQIIRTATSGGMA; this is encoded by the exons ATg ACAACATCAAGGCGACTTGCAGAAAGAAAGGTGGAGAAGTTCCAAAAGAACATAACAAAGAGAGGAGCTGTGCCTGAGACAACCACAAAGAAGGGGAAGGATTATCCTGTCGGTCCTGTGCTTCTTGGGTTCTTCATATTCGTCGTCATTGGATCAT CTCTCTTCCAGATTATCAGGACAGCGACCAGCGGAGGTATGGCATAA
- the LOC107886430 gene encoding F-box only protein 6 — MEGLAMLGQLIGQIQDLLQLHGSPPPPPPPSHFRLLQPHLHPDDHHRRWCLHNVDYTSTDDYYSLVMAAGKSGSCKMLEPFEPPGPPPSKKSRKGRTQEKLHGSTAIPEAEVMEQDIWKEFPEDLLEAIIARLPIASFFRFRSVCRKWNSLLELQSFSQRCAEIPQGNTWFYAFTHDNVNSGTMYYDPSMRKWHHPAYRPTKMIALPVASAGGLVCFLDIGHRKIYVCNPLTRSFKELPTGSVKVWSRITVGMTLNGNSTTGGYKVMWVGRDGECEVYDSVKNSWSRPGRMPSNIKVPLSLNFLSQAVSVDNTLCFMRSDPEGIVSYNMDTGVCKQFIIPAPLHLSDHSLAEWKGRIMLVGLLTKNAATCVCIWELQKMTLLWKEVDRMPNVWCLEFYGKQVRMTCSSNKGLLMLQLRSRQMNRLVTYNVMSREWLKVPGCVVPRGRKQQRVACCIAFNPCLTATA, encoded by the exons ATGGAAGGGCTGGCCATGCTCGGGCAGCTAATCGGTCAGATTCAAGATCTTTTGCAGCTTCACGGCTCTCCTCCTCCGCCTCCTCCTCCGTCTCATTTTCGCCTTCTTCAACCGCATCTTCACCCCGACGACCACCACCGCAG GTGGTGTTTGCACAATGTAGATTATACTTCTACAGACGATTACTACAGTCTTGTAATGGCTGCTGGGAAATCTGGAAGTTGTAAGATGTTGGAACCTTTTGAGCCTCCAGGTCCTCCACCAAGCAAGAAATCACGAAAGGGACGGACCCAAGAGAAATTACATGGAAGTACTGCTATACCTGAGGCTGAGGTTATGGAACAAGATATTTGGAAAGAATTCCCTGAAGACCTTCTTGAAGCCATCATTGCAAGACTTCCCATAGCCTCATTCTTCCGCTTTCGCTCTGTTTGCCGTAAATGGAATTCCTTGTTGGAGTTGCAAAGTTTCTCTCAGCGTTGTGCTGAAATCCCACAAGGCAATACCTGGTTCTATGCTTTTACTCATGACAATGTGAACTCCGGAACCATGTATTATGACCCTTCCATGAGGAAATGGCACCATCCTGCATATAGGCCAACAAAAATGATTGCTTTGCCAGTTGCATCTGCAGGTGGTCTAGTTTGCTTTCTTGATATTGGTCATAGGAAAATCTATGTCTGCAACCCTTTGACTCGGTCATTTAAAGAGTTGCCAACTGGGTCAGTTAAAGTGTGGTCGCGAATTACTGTAGGAATGACTCTGAATGGAAACTCAACCACTGGAGGCTACAAGGTCATGTGGGTGGGACGTGACGGAGAGTGTGAAGTTTATGACTCAGTGAAGAATTCATGGAGTCGGCCAGGACGCATGCCCTCAAACATTAAGGTGCCACTATCACTTAACTTTCTGTCTCAAGCTGTTTCTGTTGATAACACACTTTGCTTCATGCGGTCGGACCCTGAAGGGATTGTGTCCTACAACATGGATACCGGGGTAtgcaaacaatttattattccaGCCCCATTACATCTGAGTGACCACTCGCTTGCAGAGTGGAAGGGCAGGATCATGCTCGTTGGATTGCTGACCAAAAATGCTGCCACTTGTGTCTGTATATGGGAGCTGCAGAAGATGACTCTCTTGTGGAAGGAGGTTGACAGAATGCCAAACGTATGGTGCTTAGAGTTTTACGGGAAGCAAGTTCGAATGACTTGCTCGAGCAACAAAGGTTTGCTCATGTTGCAACTGAGATCGAGACAAATGAACCGATTAGTTACATACAATGTGATGAGCAGGGAGTGGCTTAAGGTTCCTGGATGTGTTGTACCACGGGGTAGAAAGCAACAGCGGGTAGCATGTTGCATTGCTTTTAACCCCTGCTTGACTGCTACTGCTTGA